A section of the Sedimentisphaera cyanobacteriorum genome encodes:
- a CDS encoding NAD-dependent epimerase, with the protein MKILVTGTVGFIGFHLARVLLERGDEVVGLDSVNDYYDVNVKYGRLRETGISPEDIEYGKLIQSSKYENYRFIKLKLENGENLQKLFEQEKFDRVCNLAAQAGVRYSLENPRAYVDANIVGFINILEACRKSEIEHLAYASSSSVYGLNEKMPFSTSDNIDHPVSLYAASKKSNELMAHCYSHLYSIPTTGLRFFTVYGPWGRPDMALFIFTKAILEGRPIDVYNYGDMKRDFTYIDDIVEGVKRVIDNPAKGREDWSGMNPDPGSSIAPFKVYNIGNSSPVRLMDFIEAIEKAAGKQAQKNMMPIQPGDVPATWADVTDLTEDLGYRPNTPIQDGVRRFVQWYREFYNV; encoded by the coding sequence TGCAAGAGTGCTCCTTGAAAGGGGAGATGAGGTTGTAGGTTTAGACAGTGTAAACGACTACTACGACGTCAACGTTAAGTACGGCCGGCTCCGTGAAACCGGCATCTCTCCGGAAGATATCGAATACGGAAAGCTGATTCAGAGCTCGAAATACGAAAACTATCGCTTCATAAAGCTAAAGCTTGAAAACGGCGAGAATCTGCAAAAGCTTTTCGAGCAGGAAAAGTTCGACCGAGTGTGCAATCTTGCCGCTCAGGCCGGCGTTCGCTACAGCCTCGAAAATCCAAGGGCGTATGTGGATGCGAATATTGTGGGCTTTATCAACATCCTTGAGGCTTGCAGAAAAAGCGAGATAGAGCATCTCGCCTATGCCAGCAGCTCCAGCGTTTACGGGCTGAATGAGAAAATGCCCTTCAGCACCTCCGATAATATTGACCATCCAGTGAGCCTGTATGCCGCCAGCAAAAAGAGCAACGAGCTTATGGCGCACTGCTACAGCCACCTATACAGCATACCGACAACCGGCCTGAGATTCTTCACTGTTTACGGGCCTTGGGGAAGACCGGATATGGCTCTGTTTATATTCACCAAGGCGATCCTTGAGGGCAGGCCGATAGATGTGTATAACTACGGCGATATGAAGCGTGATTTTACATATATAGATGATATTGTAGAAGGCGTTAAACGCGTTATTGATAATCCGGCCAAGGGCAGGGAAGACTGGTCTGGAATGAATCCCGACCCGGGCAGCTCGATAGCCCCGTTCAAAGTGTATAACATAGGCAACAGCTCGCCTGTAAGGCTTATGGACTTTATCGAGGCGATCGAGAAAGCCGCGGGAAAACAGGCTCAGAAGAATATGATGCCCATCCAGCCCGGAGACGTGCCTGCTACATGGGCAGACGTTACAGACCTTACAGAAGACCTCGGCTACCGACCAAACACGCCGATACAAGACGGCGTAAGACGCTTTGTGCAGTGGTATCGCGAGTTTTATAACGTCTAA